In Effusibacillus lacus, the DNA window TGCTGTCATAGGAATACTCAGTGGTGATTCCGGCAAAATCCGTCTCAGTAACCGGCAGATTCAGGTCGTTGTAGGTGATCGTCCTCGTTCTGCCGGTCGGGTCGGTGACAGACAGCAGGTTGTTTTTGGAATCGTAGGTGAGGACCGTTTCCCGGCCGTTGGCCTTTACCTTGCTCTGGTTGCCGTTGGAGTCATATTCAAACGACATTGTGCGGCCCAGCTCATCGACGATCTCCACCATTTGCTTTTGCCCGTTTTGCGTAAAGGTCCTTGTAAAGCCGTTGGCATCAGTACGGATCATCTGGCGATCCGAGGGGTACTGGTACGAGAACACCACTTGGCCCAAGCCGTTCTTCACCGCCGAAACTTTCCCGTCCGGATGATACTCGTAGGTGAAGACCGCTCCTTGCTCATCTTTCTTCTGAATGATGCGGTGGTTTCCGTCATATTGGTAGTCGACGGTTGAACTATCCGGTTTGGTGATCCTGGTGAGATTCTTGTTGGAATCGTATTGATAATGAAAGACGCGGCCGAGCGGATCTTTCATTGACGTGATGAGATCATTCTCATACGTAAACTCCACGGTGCGTCCGACCGTGTCGGTAATCTGGGCAAGACGACCTTGACCGTCGTATGTAAAGTTCATCTCGTTGCCGTTGCGGTCACGAATCTTGCGAATCTTACCGTCAGCCGGGTTGGCATTGGTTCTCCAAGGTGCTTTGTAAAGTTGATACGTATAGGTCATTCCGTTTTTATCGGTTACCACATAGGATCCGTCCGCTTGGCGCACCAAAGACGATGTATTGCTGCCATCACTGGGCAGATATGTCCCTCTATCAAGCGGGTAATAGATAATTGGATCATTGTCGAAGGAGGAAACAGTCAGGTTGGGATCTTCTTTTTGAAAGGTAAAGTTCCGGCTGCTCCCATTGCCGGCATACTCGGTCATGGTAAATTCGGCATACAGTTGAATGTAACGGTTATATGAAAAATCCCATCCATACCCGAACGGTGTCAGCTGATTGGAACCGCTTTCATAAGTTCGGGTAAAGAGCAGGGGAATGCCCATCGAATCGAGATTGAGATCTGTCTCCAGGAAAGTGAGTTGCCCCTCGACCGGATTGACAGTGTCCTGGATCCGTCCCGGTCCTGCTTCCGGCACACTGTTCTGTCCAACCCTCGCCAGAGGAGATTCCGGAATCCGGGGGTTGCCGCTTCCGGAAGGAGACGTGGGAGGAAGCAGAGCATTGCCCGTTTCTTGTCCAGGAGGGAAAAAGAGAGGGTCAATAAAAGGCACGACATCTCCCAGGTTCGAAGCGCGTGCCACGGAAGAACTGCCAAAAACGCTTCCCAGAAGCAGAATGCCTGCCAAAAAGGAAGCCGTCCATTTTTTTAATACAGATCTCAACATAAAACCCGACTCCTTTCTAACAATTGTTTCATTTTAAAATTAATTAATAATTAAATAATGAAATATAGTGTGTGTTTAATTATACGTCAGCTGTTGAAATCATTCCTGCAAAAATAGGCAATGGTGGAAAAAAGAAATACCCCTGTCTCAAAAAATGTTGAGACAGGGGTATTTCAACCATCTGAAGACGAGGTCAATCATTCAATTTTTTAATCTGGGTCCAACTGCTCCAGTTGTTGCCGGAGGATGATTTTTCCCCCGGGACCGGGACTGCCGGATGCGCCAATAACGTCGCAAAAAGGCTCAGTATGGCAAGCGAGACAACTGTTTTTTTCACTGTCCAAAGACGCCTCCTATTTGTCAGGTTCACCGAACCACTGTCCGGTAAGAATGTCCACGTTGCTTGTGGAAAGGGGTTCCGAATGGCTGCAATACGGACATACAAAGTAAAGAATCCCCTGTGCCATATCCCCGTACAGGCTGCTTTTATCCAATTCCATTTGAACATGACATCTGTCACATACCGCTTTGATCACTGTCCGTTCCCCCTTCCTTTTTTGCAGGGGCCTCGGGTAAATTCATGTCCGGGAGCTGCCCTGTCAGAAGCATTCGGGACAACATCTGATTCTCCCGCTCAACGGGATCGGGGTTCGCCCTGACGATCCATTCCCATCTCGGGAACAGATCACGCCGCAACATTTGGGCAAGCGTCAGTTTATCCGGTTCCCATTCCAATTCGGGCGGCAACTTGTCGTCTGGCATTATTCCGGGCTCCAGGCTACCAGGTCTTCCGCTTCCGAATCATTGTCCGGATCAAATGGCTCATAACCGCCTGCTTTCATTATGGCCACGATTTTTTCCGACATATCATGTGTCGCGGAATTGGTGTTTTGGTCGTGGTTTGTAAAATCAATATCCATATGGCCGGTAACCACATAAGTGGCATCATGCCGACCGTCAATGGAATGCAGCACAGAAACGGAATCAACTTGCCCGGCTTGTTGAATGCGGCCCATGAAACTCTCATCGGTGATTTGATCGTCAGCCGGGATGTGGGCTATATAATCCACATGGCAACCGGTGTGATTGGGCGTAATGACCACATCGGCATAGGGACTGGCCTCATCCGTCAAATCCAACCGGGTATGAATCAAGGTGCTCTGGTCCGCCTCGACTGCCCCCAACGGCATGTCCATCCGGTTGCGAACCAGGGTTACCGGCGCTCTTTCGTCCATGATATCAATAAACTGTTTGACAAATGTCTCGTACATCTGGTTTCCCCCTTGTACTGCCCGCCTTGTCCTTTATTCTTTAGAATTGGAAGCTGCAACGGCTATTATTCACCCTGGACACAAAATACCGGCTGCCCGGCGGGCCGCTGGCACCGCAGACAGCCGGTAAGGGGTTAACCTTGAAGGTTATCGTTTGACTCTGGCATGCCGATTCGTCCGTTTCGTTCCGCCATCTCCGCTTCCGCGAAGTTGATCATTTTCCGGACCATGTTCCCTCCGATGAGGCCTACTTCACGGGTGGTCATGTTCTCCCACCCGCGGTCCTGAATGTCGTCGTCCAGTCCCAACTCGGACGCCACCTCGTATTTGAGGCGATCCAGCGCACGACCTGCGTTCGGATTCAGAATACGTCGTCGACGGGCCATGTAGTCACCCCCTTCTTGTAGGGTGTCCATTTTTTAACGAAAATTCGGTTGTGAATCTGCAATGGCAGTTCTGATCTGTAATTTGTTGCCATCCGTTGTCACCGTCACAGCTCCATGTCGGTCCGTTCTGTAAACCTGCGCCCCAACCCCGGCCAACCGGTTTAGAACGTCCCTGTGCGGATGGTGGTAGACGTTGCGCTTGCCAGCCGAAATAATGGCATAGCGGGGACGAACTTTTGCCAAAAATTCCGGAGTTGTTGAATAATGGCTTCCGTGATGAGCGACTTTCAGCACATCAACCGGTTGCACAAACGGGAGAATGTCCGGTTCCGTTTCCCCTTCGATGTCCCCTGTAAACAGAAATCTGCGGCTGCCAAATTCCAGCTGAAAGACGACGGAATTGGAGTTGGAATCACTTCTCGTTCCCTGGTGAAAAACCGCCGGGTTCAAAAAACGCCAGGCCACCCCCGGTTCCAGCTGCCACCCGATTCCCGCCTGTGCCTGATAGATCGGGGTTCCCCGACTGCGGGCGGTTTCCAGGATTTCCTGATAAAAGGGACTGTCATCCGGATAGCCGGACACGATCAAATTGCGGACCTTCACGTGCTTCAGGATGGCAAGCAGCCCCCTGACATGGTCCTCATCGGCATGGGTGGCGATCACATAGTCGAGGGTTCCCACTCCCCGATGACGCAGAAAGGGAAGCACAATCCTCTCTCCCACATCAAAATCGCTTTCAAAATAAGACGGAATTCCCCCGCCATCCACAAGAATGGTCATTCCTGAAGGCGTTTCGATCAACGCACTGTCACCTTGTCCCACGTCCAGAAACGTCACTCGCAGTTCCTTTGAGGGCTTTAGCCATAGAAGAGCTGCAGCTACCAGCAAGATCGCCAGCAACCCGATGCCATTACGGACGAACCTCCGGGATGTTGTGAATTTCGAAATCCGGTTACGGTATAACAGGAAAAGCAAGCCGGCATAAAAAAGGGCAACACCCCATAACGGGGGGCTCGAAACACTCAAGGTCCATTGGCGGGTGGCCTCTGACAACCAGACGACCGGCTTGACCAAAAGCAGCATCAGGAACCGGTAGAGCCCCACAAAGGGGAGGGCCAGCCAGGGATGCGCCATGCCGAGCACCAACATTCCGAAGCCCAAAGGAACCAGGAGGAATGTAAGGGGCATAATATAAAGATTGGCCAACAGGGAAAAAGGGGAGATCTGGTTAAAGTGATAGACCAGAATCGGAGTGGAAGCGATCTGGGCAGCAAGGCACGCGGCCAATGCGGAACGGAACCAGCCAGGCCCCGGCAGAAAAGGCATCCACCTTGGAGTAAGGAGTATCAACCCGATGGTTGTGATGAAGGAAAGCAGAAATCCGATATCAAATACAACTCCCGGGTTCCACAAGGCGGACAACAGTGCGGCAGTCGCAACTGTAGTGAGCATGTCCGCCTGTCTGCCCAGGGAAGCCCCAATCAGGATCAGAATGGCCATGATTCCCGCACGTACCACCGATGGGCCGGCCCCTGAAGCCAACGTATAGATAACTATTGTGAGTATGACTATCGCGCCCGCCATTCCTTTCGGCATCCGAAAAAGCTTAAACAGATAAAACAAGGCGGCGGAGATCAATCCCACATTGAATCCGGAAGCCGCCAGTATGTGGGTCACACTCAGCGTTTCAAAAGCAGTCTCCCACTCTCCTGGCAAGTCTGATTTAAATCCCAGAACAATTCCGCCCGCCAGCTCGGCCTCCCCCGGCGGAAACAGCTTATAAAGCGTGTTCCATGCATGGTCACGCAATGGGGAAACGGTGATTCCGTATAGTGAAGTTTCTTGTCCAATTTTTTCTATCTGATTTGCAAATTTTACAGACATTCGTGCGTGAATTCCTTTTCTTGCCAAGTACTGCTGGTCATCGTAGCCGCCCGGATTCCGTTGGGGGGTAGGTTCCAGCAAGAGTCCCCGGATCTGAATCCGGTCTCCGTAACGGGGGATCGGTTCAATTTTTCGCGAATCGGAAATTTGAATGCGGTCCTCAAGTTCGACATTCTCACCGCTGCCCGTCAGTACCCGCTCCGCCTTCACTATGTACCGCCACTTTCCGTTCAGGAATACGGGTGAATCTTTCACAACCCCTGTAACAGTGACGTGTTGATCATAGAAGCGGTGAAATTGGTTGGGATGCAAAGAAAGATGAGATAGTCCGTAAAGCAGTCCAGCCATAAGGAAGCCCAGGGTAAGCATCGTTATGGGAATTGGCCGAGACCGATTTCTGTGCTTTACGATGAGGACTCCCAGCAGAACAATGTAGAAGAGCAGGAATGCGGCAACTGGCGGCGTTTGCATATTCGGGGCGAAACCGGCCATCACAACCCCTGCCAGAAACAAAATGGTGATATGGAGGATAACGCGGCGCAAGGGGATCTTCCTTTCGGGGAGAGTAAGAAATAAGGGATTTCAAGGAAGGGGAATAACACAACAGGGGGCTGTACGCCCCCTGAGATGTCACAAACTTCCGTCCAGCGTGCTATTGCTGGCTCTTTTTCAATGCCTGGTCCAGATCATAGATGAGATCCTCCACAGTCTCCGTACCGATGGAGAGTCTGACCATGTCCGGGGTGACTCCGGTTGAACGTTGCTGCTCCTCCGTCAATTGTTGATGGGTGGTGCTGGCCGGATGGATCACCAGCGACTTGGAATCCCCGACGTTGGCAAGAAGCGAGAACAGTTCCAACGAATCGATAAACTTGCGGCCTGCCTCCAAACCGCCTTTGATGCCAAAAGTCATGAGTGCGCCCTGGCCTTTTGGCAAGTATTTGCGGGACAGCTGGTAATAGGGGCTCGCTTCCAAACCCGGATAGCTGACCCAGTTTACCAGTTCATGCTGTTCGAGGAACTTTGCCACTGCCAGCGCATTCTGTGAATGACGCTCCATTCGGAGGTGCAGCGTCTCAAGTCCTTGCAGCATCATGAAAGAGTTGAATGGGGAAATGGCCGCCCCCAGGTCTCTCATCAGTTGCACGCGTGCCTTTATAATAAAGGCAAGATTTCCAAGCGCTCCCGTATAAGAAATGCCATGATAGCTCGGATCCGGATCAACCAAACCCGGGAACTTCCCGTTGGTCCAGTCGAAGGTTCCGCCGTCCACGATAATGCCGCCGATGGATGTACCATGACCGCCGATAAATTTGGTTGCCGAATGCACCACAATATCTGCACCATGCTCAATCGGACGACACAGGTAGGGTGAAGGGAATGTATTGTCAATAATCAAAGGGACACCCGCTTTGTGTGCCACTGCTGCAACTGCCGAGATATCCAACACGTCCATTCTCGGATTGCCGATGGTTTCAGCAAAAACAGCTTTCGTGCGATCGGTAATTGCGCGGCGGAAGTTCTCCGGATCTTCCGGGTCGGCAAACTTCACGTCAATTCCCAGTTTCTTCAGGGTAACCGCGAACAAATTATAGGTTCCGCCGTACAAATTGGTAGAGGATACAATCTCATCCCCCGGTCCCGCAATATTCAGAATGGAATAGGTGACGGCCGCCTGACCGGAAGAGGTTGCAAGAGCCCCTACCCCGCCCTCCAGGGCTGCTACCCTTTTTTCAAACACGTCCTGGGTCGGATTCATGATCCGGGTATATATATTGCCCGGCTCTTGCAGGGAGAACAGATTGGCCGCATGTTCCGTGTCGCGGAAAACATAAGAAGTGGTCTGGTAAATCGGCACGGCCCTCGAACCGGTTGTTGGATCCGGTTCCTGTCCGCCGTGTACGGATAATGTTTCAAGTCCCCATTTTCTGTCAGTCATGAATACCCCTCCTGTAGTTTCTATTCCCAACAACCAATCATTCCTTAATCAATAGGCGACTAACTGGTCTTTCAGAGTTTCAAGCAGTTTAGGGCCGAAACCCTTGATCTTGAGCAGATCCTCAACAGATTGGTAGGGGCCGTTCTTCTCCCTGTACTGAACAATTGCCTGGGCTCTTGTGGAACCGATTCCGTTCACCGTATCCAGTTGTTCGACTGTGGCGGTGTTAATGTTCACTTTGTCAGACTTGGCCGGAACTGCTTGTGCTGCGGAAGAACTGTCGCCTTTGGCCGGAACGGCAACCATTCCGCCGTCCACCAGTTTCTGAGCCAGGTTAATGGATTGCAGGTCTGCCTCGTCTGTAACACCTCCGGCCACCTGAATGGCATCGACTATGCGGGATCCGGCAGACAACGAATAAACGCCCGGATTCTGAACGGCTCCTTTGACATCTACCTTGATCTCAGAGGCAGGTTTGGATTGGGATTGTGGAGAATCCTGTTTGGTCTGGGCGGTCCCCGGAGTCTGTGTCTGACCCTCAAACTTTGGCAGCGGAACCTCTGTGGCTATGCTGGGGCGTTCATACATATATATCCCTGACACGCCCAGAATCAGAACCAAAAATCCGACAATAATCGCTTGTTCACGCCTTGTTAAACGGAACAATCCATTCACCCCTTCTGCTTCCCCCAATCTGAGAATTTCGCCACAAAATACCAGAACCCTTTTTAACAGATTAAATTTTTGGAACTTTCTTCAATTGGCCCGAGTTTGCAATCCTGCCGAATTCCATAGTACAATAACTCTGAAGAGGATTGGAAAGAGAGGAAGCGGAATGCTCACACCCAGTATGGAAGACTACCTGGAAAAGATCTACGAATTAATGAAAGAAAAAGGGTATGCCCGTGTGTCCGATATCGCTTCGTCCCTTTCAGTTCAGCCATCCTCGGTTACGAAGATGATCCAAAAGCTGGATGAACAGAATTACGTCACTTATGAAAAATACCGCGGCATTATTCTCACTCCTCGCGGTGAGCAGTTGGGCCGTAATATGAAACAGCGCCATAAAATGCTGGAAGGATTCCTGCGGATGCTTGGAGTCAGTGAAGAGACGATTGAGAAAGACGTCGAAGGCATTGAGCACCATGTCAGCCCGGGAACAATGAACAGTTTGCGAAGCCTGGTGTTGTTCTTTGAGGATTATCCCGAATGCCTCGAGGAGTTTCGAGAATTCAGGCAGAAGTTGAAAGACCTTTCGGCTGCCGACGGCGAGTCCAAATAAAAAGCCTGCATCAGGGGGCTTTTTTGTTTTTGATACTGGAGAGGAGTGACATCATTGTCCAGAAAAATTCGTGTCGGTGTGGTGTTTGGAGGTCGTTCGGGTGAACATGAGGTTTCCATTCATTCGGCCCGCTCCGTCATTGAGAATCTAAATCCGGAAAAATACGAAATCCTGCCTATTGGCATTACCAAAGATGGCATCTGGTACACAGGACTTGCGTCTTACAAAGCTCTCGGCACGGAAATCCCACCGAAATTGCTTGCGAATCAATCCGCTTCTCCATCCAATCTACCGGCACAAACGGAACCTGGTCCAACCCTTCCCACCTCAATTGGCGAAACACTTGACGTGATTATCCCTGTGTTGCACGGTCCATACGGGGAAGACGGGACTGTTCAGGGTTTGTTTGAATTGCTGGATCTTCCCTATGTGGGGGCTGGAGTACTGGCTTCTGCGGTCGGCATGGATAAAGCCATGATGAAAGCGGTATTCGCCCATGCGGGCTTGCCCCAGTGCAAATATCAGGTGTTCTTGCGTAATCGCTGGGAACGGGAACCGGAACCCATCATCAGCCTTGTGGAAAAAAATCTGGGGTATCCCTGTTTTGTGAAACCGGCCAATCTGGGGTCTTCTGTCGGAATCAGCAAAGCCCGTGACCGTAACGGCCTGGTTGCAGCCATGAACGAGGCGGCCCGTTATGATCGAAAGATCATT includes these proteins:
- a CDS encoding DUF6531 domain-containing protein, which codes for MLRSVLKKWTASFLAGILLLGSVFGSSSVARASNLGDVVPFIDPLFFPPGQETGNALLPPTSPSGSGNPRIPESPLARVGQNSVPEAGPGRIQDTVNPVEGQLTFLETDLNLDSMGIPLLFTRTYESGSNQLTPFGYGWDFSYNRYIQLYAEFTMTEYAGNGSSRNFTFQKEDPNLTVSSFDNDPIIYYPLDRGTYLPSDGSNTSSLVRQADGSYVVTDKNGMTYTYQLYKAPWRTNANPADGKIRKIRDRNGNEMNFTYDGQGRLAQITDTVGRTVEFTYENDLITSMKDPLGRVFHYQYDSNKNLTRITKPDSSTVDYQYDGNHRIIQKKDEQGAVFTYEYHPDGKVSAVKNGLGQVVFSYQYPSDRQMIRTDANGFTRTFTQNGQKQMVEIVDELGRTMSFEYDSNGNQSKVKANGRETVLTYDSKNNLLSVTDPTGRTRTITYNDLNLPVTETDFAGITTEYSYDSKGNLLSIKNALGETTTFTVNERGQHTSMTDPKGNRYSFSYDAYGHRTETMDPQGNRVQAEYDILGRAVAVHMNGERKSSRIYDAGNRLVSQTGPTGETIRLQYGTGDQLLAAINQNGDKALYEYDSLGRLVTKTDPRGHKTHYAYDALNQVVSVTEPSGAVVTYNRNGAGELTEVRMGDKLLASYEYDADGRVSKTVTPAGTTVNEWDALGRLKSQTPPDRKNDASLNSRHRF
- a CDS encoding alpha/beta-type small acid-soluble spore protein; the encoded protein is MARRRRILNPNAGRALDRLKYEVASELGLDDDIQDRGWENMTTREVGLIGGNMVRKMINFAEAEMAERNGRIGMPESNDNLQG
- a CDS encoding DNA internalization-related competence protein ComEC/Rec2, with product MAGFAPNMQTPPVAAFLLFYIVLLGVLIVKHRNRSRPIPITMLTLGFLMAGLLYGLSHLSLHPNQFHRFYDQHVTVTGVVKDSPVFLNGKWRYIVKAERVLTGSGENVELEDRIQISDSRKIEPIPRYGDRIQIRGLLLEPTPQRNPGGYDDQQYLARKGIHARMSVKFANQIEKIGQETSLYGITVSPLRDHAWNTLYKLFPPGEAELAGGIVLGFKSDLPGEWETAFETLSVTHILAASGFNVGLISAALFYLFKLFRMPKGMAGAIVILTIVIYTLASGAGPSVVRAGIMAILILIGASLGRQADMLTTVATAALLSALWNPGVVFDIGFLLSFITTIGLILLTPRWMPFLPGPGWFRSALAACLAAQIASTPILVYHFNQISPFSLLANLYIMPLTFLLVPLGFGMLVLGMAHPWLALPFVGLYRFLMLLLVKPVVWLSEATRQWTLSVSSPPLWGVALFYAGLLFLLYRNRISKFTTSRRFVRNGIGLLAILLVAAALLWLKPSKELRVTFLDVGQGDSALIETPSGMTILVDGGGIPSYFESDFDVGERIVLPFLRHRGVGTLDYVIATHADEDHVRGLLAILKHVKVRNLIVSGYPDDSPFYQEILETARSRGTPIYQAQAGIGWQLEPGVAWRFLNPAVFHQGTRSDSNSNSVVFQLEFGSRRFLFTGDIEGETEPDILPFVQPVDVLKVAHHGSHYSTTPEFLAKVRPRYAIISAGKRNVYHHPHRDVLNRLAGVGAQVYRTDRHGAVTVTTDGNKLQIRTAIADSQPNFR
- a CDS encoding homocysteine synthase, with amino-acid sequence MTDRKWGLETLSVHGGQEPDPTTGSRAVPIYQTTSYVFRDTEHAANLFSLQEPGNIYTRIMNPTQDVFEKRVAALEGGVGALATSSGQAAVTYSILNIAGPGDEIVSSTNLYGGTYNLFAVTLKKLGIDVKFADPEDPENFRRAITDRTKAVFAETIGNPRMDVLDISAVAAVAHKAGVPLIIDNTFPSPYLCRPIEHGADIVVHSATKFIGGHGTSIGGIIVDGGTFDWTNGKFPGLVDPDPSYHGISYTGALGNLAFIIKARVQLMRDLGAAISPFNSFMMLQGLETLHLRMERHSQNALAVAKFLEQHELVNWVSYPGLEASPYYQLSRKYLPKGQGALMTFGIKGGLEAGRKFIDSLELFSLLANVGDSKSLVIHPASTTHQQLTEEQQRSTGVTPDMVRLSIGTETVEDLIYDLDQALKKSQQ
- a CDS encoding ComEA family DNA-binding protein codes for the protein MFRLTRREQAIIVGFLVLILGVSGIYMYERPSIATEVPLPKFEGQTQTPGTAQTKQDSPQSQSKPASEIKVDVKGAVQNPGVYSLSAGSRIVDAIQVAGGVTDEADLQSINLAQKLVDGGMVAVPAKGDSSSAAQAVPAKSDKVNINTATVEQLDTVNGIGSTRAQAIVQYREKNGPYQSVEDLLKIKGFGPKLLETLKDQLVAY
- the mntR gene encoding transcriptional regulator MntR — encoded protein: MLTPSMEDYLEKIYELMKEKGYARVSDIASSLSVQPSSVTKMIQKLDEQNYVTYEKYRGIILTPRGEQLGRNMKQRHKMLEGFLRMLGVSEETIEKDVEGIEHHVSPGTMNSLRSLVLFFEDYPECLEEFREFRQKLKDLSAADGESK
- a CDS encoding D-alanine--D-alanine ligase codes for the protein MSRKIRVGVVFGGRSGEHEVSIHSARSVIENLNPEKYEILPIGITKDGIWYTGLASYKALGTEIPPKLLANQSASPSNLPAQTEPGPTLPTSIGETLDVIIPVLHGPYGEDGTVQGLFELLDLPYVGAGVLASAVGMDKAMMKAVFAHAGLPQCKYQVFLRNRWEREPEPIISLVEKNLGYPCFVKPANLGSSVGISKARDRNGLVAAMNEAARYDRKIIVEEGVDAREIEVAVLGNDEPRASIAGEIVPKADFYDYNAKYVDGTSDLIIPADLPEDLMKEVRDMAIRAYQAIDGSGLSRVDFFLERNTDRLLINEINTFPGFTIYSMYPKLWEATGISYQELIDELIRLAIERHQDKNRMK